In one window of Chryseobacterium sp. JV274 DNA:
- a CDS encoding lysozyme, with amino-acid sequence MKTSQKGIDLIVSFEGFSAKPYLDSAGIPTIGYGNTYYPGGKKVTMKDPAITKEKGAELFASVLPTYEKIVNSKVKIALNQNQFDALVSHTYNTGGSDTLFSLINKKATDSEIKNWFTKRYITAGGKTLNGLIRRRKAEADLFFAK; translated from the coding sequence ATGAAAACATCACAAAAAGGAATAGACCTGATTGTATCATTTGAAGGCTTCAGCGCTAAGCCTTATCTGGATTCTGCAGGAATTCCGACGATAGGGTATGGTAACACTTACTATCCCGGAGGAAAGAAAGTAACCATGAAAGATCCTGCAATCACAAAAGAAAAAGGAGCAGAGCTATTCGCTTCAGTTTTGCCGACTTATGAAAAGATAGTGAACTCGAAAGTGAAAATAGCACTTAATCAAAATCAGTTTGACGCCCTAGTTTCTCACACTTACAATACAGGAGGATCTGACACTCTGTTTTCTTTGATCAATAAAAAAGCAACGGATTCAGAAATTAAAAATTGGTTTACAAAACGATATATTACCGCAGGCGGAAAAACATTAAACGGACTCATCCGCAGAAGAAAGGCTGAGGCTGATCTGTTCTTTGCGAAATAA